In one window of Cupriavidus necator N-1 DNA:
- a CDS encoding membrane protein, giving the protein MTLDIDLIRQFLLAHDQTILTWLVAGLLMMLLARFELRRAVRRSAQAMSESVATTVAACVPDIAHAVQSAAPAAVAEPVEMQRAEALRRLALDTVGVVMTRGRWLDELGNLRLADDALLAGQRADGADPLLVVAPQPVVQAYLDAQRVFEDEAAQVQALRRDAQRVQEALQALDAEVAHIEQETGSIVLRFEQVNAQAAQGMDGGDYQRFLIQKYNALGQREKEIALERTRLQGEVRHRADALATHAHGASKRYRQALAPLMDQLRAAWGHGDSPQVFDTWQRTAGDEPYLAPHTSYGARSAA; this is encoded by the coding sequence GTGACCCTGGATATCGACCTGATCCGCCAGTTCCTGCTGGCCCATGACCAAACCATCCTGACCTGGCTGGTGGCCGGGTTGCTGATGATGCTGCTGGCGCGCTTCGAGCTGCGCCGCGCCGTGCGCCGCTCGGCGCAGGCCATGTCTGAATCGGTGGCCACCACCGTGGCGGCCTGCGTGCCCGACATCGCCCATGCGGTGCAGTCGGCCGCGCCCGCCGCGGTGGCCGAGCCGGTGGAAATGCAGCGCGCCGAAGCGTTGCGCCGGCTGGCGCTGGATACCGTCGGCGTGGTCATGACGCGCGGGCGCTGGCTGGACGAGCTCGGCAACCTGCGCCTGGCCGACGACGCCTTGCTGGCCGGCCAGCGCGCCGACGGCGCCGACCCGCTGCTGGTGGTGGCGCCGCAGCCGGTGGTGCAGGCCTACCTGGATGCGCAGCGCGTGTTCGAGGACGAGGCCGCGCAGGTGCAGGCGCTGCGCCGCGATGCCCAGCGCGTGCAGGAGGCGCTGCAGGCCCTGGACGCCGAGGTTGCCCATATCGAGCAGGAAACTGGCAGCATCGTGCTGCGTTTCGAGCAGGTCAACGCGCAGGCGGCGCAGGGCATGGATGGCGGCGACTACCAGCGCTTCCTGATCCAGAAGTACAACGCGCTGGGACAGCGCGAGAAGGAAATCGCGCTGGAGCGCACGCGGCTGCAGGGCGAGGTCCGGCACCGCGCCGACGCCCTAGCCACGCACGCGCATGGCGCGTCCAAGCGCTACCGCCAGGCGCTGGCGCCGCTGATGGACCAGCTGCGTGCCGCCTGGGGCCACGGCGATTCGCCCCAGGTGTTCGACACCTGGCAGCGCACCGCGGGCGACGAGCCGTACCTGGCACCCCATACCTCGTATGGCGCGCGCAGCGCCGCCTGA